One genomic region from Prunus persica cultivar Lovell chromosome G3, Prunus_persica_NCBIv2, whole genome shotgun sequence encodes:
- the LOC18783892 gene encoding uncharacterized protein LOC18783892 isoform X2 — MWIVFVVSTSSVKLRRRKPGFGNKGSLDSDSVRSATSPLDFRVLYNLSNPFSLKSGRPSSQNGNQTKWDCGKEGLGIVNSLGDETKATSEVIGSPKRKNIIFGSQVKTIVANSSKIYYDSDDCPIKSKSLNRNYITLDPQHQADKVNGFFGSVGRPLESEPSENIASFLLNSSGSSQSGSMYDPNLRFKSLDSVDKTLSSSLVLGRSFQVENSVGFKPSSLPVPIASTHQYASSISAREIELSEDYTCIISHGPKPKTTHIFGDCILECHTTELNNFDEAKLWIESPRVAKYQDRLANEHLDEALRLCYTCKKNLDGEEMYMCRGEKAFCSFDCHSEKIFAEEEIESTCENSAGSSSESYHEDLFLFGMHCEDIE; from the exons ATGTGGATTGTTTTTGTAGTCTCAACTTCATCAGTGAAGTTGCGGAGAAGAAAGCCAG GGTTTGGTAATAAAGGTTCGTTAGATTCTGACTCAGTTAGGAGTGCTACATCTCCCCTAGATTTCAGAGTTCTTTACAATCTTAGCAACCCATTTAGTCTCAAGTCTGGTAGACCATCGTCACAAAATGGAAATCAAACGAAATGGGATTGTGGTAAAGAAGGCCTCGGCATTGTCAATTCACTCGGTGATGAAACTAAAGCAACTAGTGAAGTTATTGGTTCACCAAAGAGgaagaatataatttttggATCACAGGTGAAAACTATCGTCGCTAACTCCTCAAAGATTTATTATGATTCAGACGATTGTCCCATCAAGTCCAAATCTTTAAATAGGAACTACATAACTCTCGATCCCCAACACCAAGCAGACAAAGTGAATGGTTTCTTTGGGAGTGTGGGACGTCCTTTGGAATCTGAACCATCTGAAAACATTGCATCATTCTTGTTGAACTCCAGTGGTTCCTCACAAAGTGGCTCTATGTATGATCCAAACTTGAGGTTCAAAAGTCTTGATTCAGTGGATAAAACTTTGAGTTCATCTTTAGTTTTAGGCAGAAGTTTCCAAGTAGAAAATTCAGTGGGTTTCAAACCCAGTTCACTTCCAGTACCCATTGCCTCTACCCATCAATATGCATCCTCTATCTCTGCAAGAGAGATAGAACTGTCTGAGGATTATACCTGTATAATTTCTCATGGTCCAAAACCTAAGACAACTCATATTTTTGGGGACTGTATTTTGGAATGTCACACAACTGAGTTAAACAATTTTGATGAAGCAAAACTCTGGATAGAATCACCTCGAGTGGCTAAGTACCAGGACAGATTGGCAAATGAGCATTTGGATGAAGCTTTGAGACTCTGTTACACCTGCAAGAAGAACTtggatggagaagaaatgtACATGTGCAG AGGTGAGAAAGCATTTTGTAGTTTCGATTGTCATTCGGAGAAGATTTTTGCTGAAGAGGAAATAGAAAGTACTTGTGAAAATTCTGCAGGTAGCTCTTCTGAAAGCTACCATGAAGATCTCTTCTTATTCGGCATGCATTGTGAGGACATAGAATAG
- the LOC18783892 gene encoding uncharacterized protein LOC18783892 isoform X1 produces MLSLKHTSNSLFSIHGFFTGFGNKGSLDSDSVRSATSPLDFRVLYNLSNPFSLKSGRPSSQNGNQTKWDCGKEGLGIVNSLGDETKATSEVIGSPKRKNIIFGSQVKTIVANSSKIYYDSDDCPIKSKSLNRNYITLDPQHQADKVNGFFGSVGRPLESEPSENIASFLLNSSGSSQSGSMYDPNLRFKSLDSVDKTLSSSLVLGRSFQVENSVGFKPSSLPVPIASTHQYASSISAREIELSEDYTCIISHGPKPKTTHIFGDCILECHTTELNNFDEAKLWIESPRVAKYQDRLANEHLDEALRLCYTCKKNLDGEEMYMCRGEKAFCSFDCHSEKIFAEEEIESTCENSAGSSSESYHEDLFLFGMHCEDIE; encoded by the exons ATGTTAAGCCTGAAACATACAAGCAACTCACTTTTCAGTATTCATGGTTTCTTTACAGGGTTTGGTAATAAAGGTTCGTTAGATTCTGACTCAGTTAGGAGTGCTACATCTCCCCTAGATTTCAGAGTTCTTTACAATCTTAGCAACCCATTTAGTCTCAAGTCTGGTAGACCATCGTCACAAAATGGAAATCAAACGAAATGGGATTGTGGTAAAGAAGGCCTCGGCATTGTCAATTCACTCGGTGATGAAACTAAAGCAACTAGTGAAGTTATTGGTTCACCAAAGAGgaagaatataatttttggATCACAGGTGAAAACTATCGTCGCTAACTCCTCAAAGATTTATTATGATTCAGACGATTGTCCCATCAAGTCCAAATCTTTAAATAGGAACTACATAACTCTCGATCCCCAACACCAAGCAGACAAAGTGAATGGTTTCTTTGGGAGTGTGGGACGTCCTTTGGAATCTGAACCATCTGAAAACATTGCATCATTCTTGTTGAACTCCAGTGGTTCCTCACAAAGTGGCTCTATGTATGATCCAAACTTGAGGTTCAAAAGTCTTGATTCAGTGGATAAAACTTTGAGTTCATCTTTAGTTTTAGGCAGAAGTTTCCAAGTAGAAAATTCAGTGGGTTTCAAACCCAGTTCACTTCCAGTACCCATTGCCTCTACCCATCAATATGCATCCTCTATCTCTGCAAGAGAGATAGAACTGTCTGAGGATTATACCTGTATAATTTCTCATGGTCCAAAACCTAAGACAACTCATATTTTTGGGGACTGTATTTTGGAATGTCACACAACTGAGTTAAACAATTTTGATGAAGCAAAACTCTGGATAGAATCACCTCGAGTGGCTAAGTACCAGGACAGATTGGCAAATGAGCATTTGGATGAAGCTTTGAGACTCTGTTACACCTGCAAGAAGAACTtggatggagaagaaatgtACATGTGCAG AGGTGAGAAAGCATTTTGTAGTTTCGATTGTCATTCGGAGAAGATTTTTGCTGAAGAGGAAATAGAAAGTACTTGTGAAAATTCTGCAGGTAGCTCTTCTGAAAGCTACCATGAAGATCTCTTCTTATTCGGCATGCATTGTGAGGACATAGAATAG
- the LOC18783892 gene encoding uncharacterized protein LOC18783892 isoform X3 encodes MPRAKRFGNKGSLDSDSVRSATSPLDFRVLYNLSNPFSLKSGRPSSQNGNQTKWDCGKEGLGIVNSLGDETKATSEVIGSPKRKNIIFGSQVKTIVANSSKIYYDSDDCPIKSKSLNRNYITLDPQHQADKVNGFFGSVGRPLESEPSENIASFLLNSSGSSQSGSMYDPNLRFKSLDSVDKTLSSSLVLGRSFQVENSVGFKPSSLPVPIASTHQYASSISAREIELSEDYTCIISHGPKPKTTHIFGDCILECHTTELNNFDEAKLWIESPRVAKYQDRLANEHLDEALRLCYTCKKNLDGEEMYMCRGEKAFCSFDCHSEKIFAEEEIESTCENSAGSSSESYHEDLFLFGMHCEDIE; translated from the exons ATGCCACGTGCAAAAA GGTTTGGTAATAAAGGTTCGTTAGATTCTGACTCAGTTAGGAGTGCTACATCTCCCCTAGATTTCAGAGTTCTTTACAATCTTAGCAACCCATTTAGTCTCAAGTCTGGTAGACCATCGTCACAAAATGGAAATCAAACGAAATGGGATTGTGGTAAAGAAGGCCTCGGCATTGTCAATTCACTCGGTGATGAAACTAAAGCAACTAGTGAAGTTATTGGTTCACCAAAGAGgaagaatataatttttggATCACAGGTGAAAACTATCGTCGCTAACTCCTCAAAGATTTATTATGATTCAGACGATTGTCCCATCAAGTCCAAATCTTTAAATAGGAACTACATAACTCTCGATCCCCAACACCAAGCAGACAAAGTGAATGGTTTCTTTGGGAGTGTGGGACGTCCTTTGGAATCTGAACCATCTGAAAACATTGCATCATTCTTGTTGAACTCCAGTGGTTCCTCACAAAGTGGCTCTATGTATGATCCAAACTTGAGGTTCAAAAGTCTTGATTCAGTGGATAAAACTTTGAGTTCATCTTTAGTTTTAGGCAGAAGTTTCCAAGTAGAAAATTCAGTGGGTTTCAAACCCAGTTCACTTCCAGTACCCATTGCCTCTACCCATCAATATGCATCCTCTATCTCTGCAAGAGAGATAGAACTGTCTGAGGATTATACCTGTATAATTTCTCATGGTCCAAAACCTAAGACAACTCATATTTTTGGGGACTGTATTTTGGAATGTCACACAACTGAGTTAAACAATTTTGATGAAGCAAAACTCTGGATAGAATCACCTCGAGTGGCTAAGTACCAGGACAGATTGGCAAATGAGCATTTGGATGAAGCTTTGAGACTCTGTTACACCTGCAAGAAGAACTtggatggagaagaaatgtACATGTGCAG AGGTGAGAAAGCATTTTGTAGTTTCGATTGTCATTCGGAGAAGATTTTTGCTGAAGAGGAAATAGAAAGTACTTGTGAAAATTCTGCAGGTAGCTCTTCTGAAAGCTACCATGAAGATCTCTTCTTATTCGGCATGCATTGTGAGGACATAGAATAG
- the LOC18783691 gene encoding pentatricopeptide repeat-containing protein At3g16010, giving the protein MCKFPLLMAKMVAKSFALKRSISTYPHLSERLNQTENEIVKMFRFPRASGEVQNFPMSRNMSRKDPSVRMLDERFTKILKIFKWGPDAEKALEVLKLRVDHRLVLAVLKIDVDVNVKIQFFKWAGKRRNFEHDSTTYMVLIRCLDEAGVVGEMWKTIQEMIRSTCVIEPAELSEIIRILGRAKMVNKALSVFYQIKGHKCKPTANTYNSMILMLMQEGHHDKVHELYNEMCNEVNCLPDTVTYSALISAFGKLGRDDSAIRLFDEMKDNGLHPTAKIYTTLLAIFFKLGKVEKALSLAQEMREKGCPPTVFTYTELIKGLGKAGRVEDACVIYKNLLREGCNPDVVLINNLINILGKEGRIEDAIKLFNEMVSLRCTPNVVTYNTIIKALFESKAPASEAASWFEKMKVNGIVPSSFTYSILIDGFCKTNRVEKALLLLEEMDEKGFPPCPAAYCSLINSLGKAKRYEAANELFQELKENCGRSSARVYAVMIKHFGKCGRLDEALDLFNEMKKLGCTPDVYAYNALMSGMVRAGMIDEAHSLLKVMEENGCIPDLNSQNIILNGLARTGGPNRALEMFSKMKHSKIQPDAVSYNTVLGCLSRAGMLEEAAKLMKEMDSKGFHYDLITYSSILEAVGKVDDVRKTSSEGYGYTPY; this is encoded by the exons ATGTGCAAATTCCCATTACTTATGGCAAAAATGGTTGCCAAATCGTTTGCTTTAAAGCGATCAATATCAACCTATCCTCATCTCTCTGAGAGACTTAATCAAACAG AAAATGAGATAGTTAAAATGTTCCGGTTTCCCCGTGCTTCTGGAGAAGTGcaaaactttcccatgagtAGGAATATGTCAAGGAAGGACCCTTCAGTTAGGATGTTGGATGAGAGGTTCacaaagattttgaaaattttcaaatgggGACCTGATGCAGAAAAGGCCCTGGAAGTGCTGAAGTTGAGAGTGGATCATCGATTGGTTCTCGCGGTTCTCAAGATTGATGTTGACGTCAATGTTAAGATTCAGTTTTTCAAGTGGGCTGGGAAGAGAAGGAATTTCGAACACGATTCAACCACATACATGGTGCTGATCCGTTGCTTGGATGAGGCTGGTGTTGTTGGTGAAATGTGGAAAACCATCCAAGAAATGATTCGGAGTACATGTGTTATTGAGCCAGCTGAATTATCTGAAATCATAAGAATCTTAGGCAGGGCTAAGATGGTAAACAAGGCACTATCTGTCTTCTACCAGATCAAAGGCCACAAGTGCAAACCAACAGCAAACACTTACAACTCCATGATCTTAATGCTGATGCAAGAAGGTCATCATGACAAGGTCCATGAGCTCTATAATGAGATGTGTAATGAGGTTAACTGTCTCCCAGACACAGTTACATACAGTGCACTAATATCGGCATTTGGGAAATTGGGTCGTGATGATTCTGCCATTaggttgtttgatgaaatgaagGATAATGGTTTGCATCCAACTGCAAAGATTTATACTACCCTGTTGGCAATCTTTTTCAAGTTGGGAAAAGTTGAGAAAGCTTTAAGCCTGGCCCAGGAGATGAGAGAGAAGGGGTGTCCGCCTACTGTGTTTACCTACACTGAATTGATAAAGGGGCTTGGCAAAGCTGGTAGGGTTGAAGATGCTTGTGTTATATACAAAAACCTTCTGAGGGAGGGTTGTAATCCTGATGTCGTGCTCATTAACAATTTGATAAACATTTTGGGAAAGGAAGGTCGTATAGAAGATGCTATTAAGCTTTTCAACGAGATGGTTTCTTTGCGTTGCACACCTAATGTGGTGACATACAACACTATAATTAAAgctttatttgaatccaaagcTCCAGCTTCTGAAGCTGCTTCATGGTTTGAGAAGATGAAAGTTAATGGCATTGTTCCCAGCTCATTTACCTATTCAATTCTTATTGATGGTTTTTGCAAAACAAATAGAGTTGAGAAAGCTCTGCTGCTTCTTGAGGAGATGGATGAAAAGGGGTTTCCTCCTTGTCCAGCTGCCTATTGCAGCCTGATCAACAGTCTTGGAAAAGCAAAGCGGTATGAAGCTGCAAATGAGTTATTTCAAGAATTGAAAGAGAACTGCGGGCGTTCAAGTGCTAGGGTATATGCTGTGATGATTAAACATTTTGGGAAATGCGGACGTCTCGATGAAGCTTTGGATCTTTTTAATGAGATGAAGAAACTCGGATGCACTCCAGATGTGTATGCTTATAATGCGCTCATGTCAGGAATGGTGAGGGCTGGCATGATAGATGAAGCACATTCCTTGCTTAAAGTAATGGAAGAAAATGGTTGCATTCCAGACCTAAACTCAcaaaatatcattttaaaTGGCTTGGCCAGGACAGGTGGACCAAATCGGGCTTTGGAAATGTTTTCCAAGATGAAGCATTCTAAGATTCAACCAGATGCAGTTTCTTATAACACTGTTCTTGGTTGTCTCAGCCGAGCTGGTATGCTTGAGGAGGCTGCAAAGCTGATGAAAGAGATGGATTCAAAAGGTTTTCATTATGATCTCATCACTTACTCATCAATACTTGAGGCGGTTGGCAAGGTTGACGATGTTCGCAAGACTTCCTCAGAGGGATATG GTTATACGCCCTATTAA